GCAGGagatggggagagggaggagaagtGAATGGGGATGGGCTGACCCACGCTGCCTGGCTCTGGCAGCTcactctgctctctgctggagCCGTCTGTGCCTGTCACAACGCCTTGCATGCTTCAGCAGTTCTCCCCCAGCTCAGCACGAGGAGCCGGGCGCCGTATTTCTCAGCGGAGCTGTGGGGGTCAGGGATGCGCCGAGACTTTTTGCAGGGCGTAATGCACCTCCTCGCCTTCAAAGCACTAAGAGGATTACAGCTTAGGTCTCCAAGGAGAGAAGCAGTGCTCCTCTTTGTGCTTTCAGATGAACGgtaattctgtgttttcagacaCCAAACCATTTTGGCAGGAGGAGCCAAGAACTCACAGCATCCCAGGAACCGTGGTGAaaagccctgcagcaggctgagccCTGGGCCAGAAGTAACCCTGTAGTCCCAGTCTCTGGTCCTGGACCTCCAGCTCTGGTTGACCCTCCTTGAGCAGatgttggaccagatgatctcggatggtcccatccaacctcagCAACTCTGTGATTTGGCATCAACTTTTGAAATGTAAGAAAAGTGACATTCCCTACTTGTGAGAATGCAGGGCACTCTGTTCCCAGGCTGGAAACCTCCTTGCTTTGCCCATTAAATCTGAAATGGGAGAAGTGGGCAGCCAGCCTttggcagcagtggctgctgacCTCTTGGTGGTATTTTGCTGGAGCAAAGGAACCTCATCTTCATCTTATGAATGCGGTCACTTTCGATACTGGGGTGTAACTGTGTCAGAATTATGCAGAAGTACGTTTATGCCGGGCTCagccctgacagcagcacaacCTCAGCATCTCATTGACTGCTGGGAGTGCTCAGAGCATCCCATGTGTCCGTGCAGGGCTGTCAGAGGGCCCTCAGCCCCGTGTGCAGCTAACCCAGCTATTCTCATTGCATGGggtccttccttcctccctgcagagccctgcGCTGTCCGGGGGCCACATAGGAACTCACCCACACTTGCCTTTATTTTTAGAAGCCAGTTTCTCAGCTTCCCTGGGGGTCTTGAAGAGGACTGGCTCACTGGCAGGGCTCTGGCCTTGGATGCTGATGGCCTGGACATGCACAATGTACTCAGTGTCCTCCTCTAGGTCCCAGAGGGCACAGGAGCGGGTGGTGGTGTTCACCTCCTGGATGAAGCGCAGCATCCGCACGTCCTTCTTCTGGAAGCCGAGAGAGGAGAGCACAGAGTGGTGGAGGGACCTCCTGTGTGCACTGCTGGTGTCTGAAACCACTGCTTCCTGCCCTGTCTGCCATGGGCACAGGGTCCTCTGCAGCGAGCGGCACACCGAGCACTGCTGCGAGGAGGATGGGAAGCGAGTTCCCCCCACAGACCATGGGACAGGACGAGAAGGAATGGGCTCACACTGCGGCGAGGGAGTTTGGAAACCGAGGGGACCTGGGGTGAAGATGAACGTGACCGAAACCGGGGAACCGTGAGCATCGTACCTGCTGGGAAATGGCAAATCCAATGACAACTTCATCCTCCAGAACGTCCCAAGTCACTACAGCTGAGTTGGCCTTCAGGTGTTTGACTGTGACATTGACCGGAGCCGAAGGGCTGTCTGCAAGGAGGGACACAAAGCTGCGGCTGCGGGCAGGAGAtggagggagggcagggagtGGGGAGGGGCCGGGGGGCAGAAGGAAACGCAAGGTCTGGCTGTGGTCTGAGGCATGAGAAGCTGAGCTGCAAATGGCCTTCATGCCAGGAGCTCTGAGTGTGGCACCTGGAAACGGCAGATCCACCTCTCAATTACCAGCAAGGCTCTGCAGCTCTCTACTGAGGGTGAGTGGCATTGGGCACATGGGGtatctgcacacacacacacacacacacacacacacacacacacacacacacacaccccaaaaCACTGTGAGGATGTGTCTGAGCACTGATGAGCTCACACGTCTCCTCTCCCAGCCACgtgctgtgttttctctgctgcGTCCCATTGCAGCCTGACAGCgacagctgggaggaaatgcAGACTCTGTCTGGGAGGTATGAAAGCAGGATGAGTGCTTTGGAGGTCTGAGATTCAGCAGTAGTAAATAGGAGCgctccttttgcttttccttgtgaGTCCGCCAGAACTTTTTGATGCACGTTTCTGTGTTTTGCACACAGCTGATGGGCTCTGAGGTGCTCGGAGGACTTTCCCCACCATCCACTCCCTGCTCCCAGgacagcacacactgcagcagcccctgctggACTGCTGCAGTGTGGAGGGGCCCGGCCACGAACCGAAGGTGGTAAATGCCACCCGGACTGCTCACAGCCCAGGAGGTCTATGGTGAGAATGGGCTATATTTCCCTGTGTTGAAGAGTAACACTTCTCTTACTTTTTAACCgttgcacagagctgcccttcTGGGGTCAACCTCAACAGAAGGAGATGTGTGCACGTCTCCAGTGACACTTGTTGGGTTTACAGTCAGCTCCGGACGCCTGAATGTGGCTGAAAATACTCCAGCCGGAGCCTCGGTGCCAACTGACAGCTGACCTCACTCCTGGTGAGCGTTCCCTGGGGAAGAGGGACAATAAAGGAGCACAGGACGCCCCAGCAAAGGTCAGCACTGCTTGCTTAGCAGAGCAATGGTGATATATTGCTGCCTCCTCTCTGCAAACAGCACCCAATGCACCCGGTATGCAATGAGACCCCATGGATACCCCAACGCCGCTCCCCTCCCAAAGCagctcctctccatccccatccccacgtgCTGACCGGAGGACCATCTAATTTTAGCACAGAGCGGTCAGCAGACGGAATGCGCGCGGGAAGGGCTGTGAGTCATGGCTGATGAATGTGCTGGAACACATGGAGGGCGcggtggggctgggaggtgacAGACaaagcagtggggctgcagccggGCACCTCGCCCTGCTcccagtgcagctgtgctgctaaATCCCAGCCTGGTCGCCTTGCCGAGGTATTTTTAGGAGGAGCTGCCCGGCGTGGGCTGAGGAGGGCTTTGAGAAGAGAAGAATTAACCTCGCGgggagcagagagaagaaaaagcttcacGTGGGGAAAAGGGAACGCAGTGCATTGCTGTGTCCCTGCTGCGATGAGTGACCTTGGGGGGGCACAgcacaaaaaacaccaaagttTCTGTCCTGCTGACATTGAGTGTGGGGGAggtggcagtgtgcagcaggggtGAAAGAGGAGCAGGCAGCCTTGGGGAGGTGGGAAGCAGtcggcagagctgcagccaatGCCTGGAGCCTGCAGAGCAGAACGGGGAGCGGGCAGGAGGGAAACCACCTCTGTATggggggaggcagcagctccactTGGGAGATAACACAGTAATATCCAGATCTGAGCGTCTCTCCTCCACTactacagagcagcagcagctacacATAAATCAGCGGTGTCAAATCAGTACGGCAGCAATATGAGAAGAGAATGTAGTGCAGTGTTTGACAGAAGTTCAAAGCCAGGAAGATGAGTTCCCTGCTCCCAGAGCTGAAAGGAGAATTGGTAACCAACATTCCAAGCCGTGAGGATGCTTCTCCCCGCTCCCAGGAGCTGTGTGGTGAGATCACGACTCCCCCAGATCTGAACACTGCTCAGAGGTACTCGGCCAGCTgtggctccagctgtgcccctgGGGCTGAGCGCACTCATTTCTGCTTCCCCGCTGGATGCAGAGGGTCGGCACCTCCCGCAGGGCCATGGGCTGCCAGATCCGAAGGgttgcttccttttcctttttgcctcGTTGCGACTCCTGGGAGCAGTTGctgtgtggggcagtggggtgggtgGCCCTAAGGGTGATTCCTTtcctgccagcacagagcacccTGTGTGCATCAAACCTTTCTTCCGCGTGTTTACTGAGTGCCCCTCCGCTGCCTGGTCCGTACAGAACTCTTATGGTGCAGGATTTCTGGGTTAGCAGTGTAGCTTCACCCCCACTCGGGGGCTGCAGCGCCTTCTGGGGCAAATCATATGTTGCAAAAGGTCAGAGCTTGGCCCATTTGGAGCTGGAGCTCTCTGTGTGCTTGGCTGAGGAGATGCTCTCAGTTTCATGTCAGCATCCCCCTCTTGTGATGGGGCCCTGACTGATGGAGATGAAAATGTGGTTTTTAGTGAGGAATGGCTGCTTCACAGCCAGCCGTGCTTTGCGTGTGCCTCATTTCCCTTCCACAAGGACCCTTTCAGCAGGAGTGGGTCAGGACCATCTCTGTGCAGCGAGGAGCTGTGAGCGGCAAAGATTACCCTTAATCCTTTCCTAGTGCTGGGAATTCCTTCTGGCCTCTCATTAAACGCTCTGCTGGTTGTTAATGGACTTTTCTTtgggagagagggggaaaaaatccaaCACAGCTACTTCAGAGCTTTGGGCTGACCCCTCCATGGCTTTTTGCTGCTGGTGCAGCAATAAGGAACAGCAAACCACCCACCTGCGTGGGGAATACCTGCCCTCGTGGtgactgctgcagagctgcagtgtgggacacgtctgtccccatcccactgctgctgcatctgctgcttctgaGCCTGGGGAGCTTGGAAGTGCCCGGAGTCAAAAGCTTCCTATGTGGGCAGGTCTAAGGCGATGGGCACGGTGTGTTTTCATTCACTGAGCCCCTCTTCCCCATGCAGCTCCTTTGCTGTTGTGCAGAGGGGGACCGCATCAGCCCCGGGACAGTGCAGCCATTGGAGCATCCAagtccagcagctctgtgctcctgcactGTGACCTCTCCTGCAGACATAGGGATGGAGGGGTGCAACCTGCGAGGGGAAGGAGCATCGCTACGGTCTGATGTGACGCTCTGCAAAGCACCACTGCCTGTGCACCGAGTGTGAGCACAAAGCTGTGCTTCTACTGCATTTAGAGCTGttctctgctctcccagcaTGGCTCCCTTCACTGGATGTAATTGCTTGTCAGCTTTATGGGGTATGTAGGCAGGCTGGCGCGCCGTTCAGCTTCCCTGAGTGCTTTAATGAGGAGAGCCCGTGGGGCAGTGGGAGGGAATGGGGCACAGCGCAGCCCGGTGAGCGGAGCTGTgtgggagctctgcagcctcagAGAACACAAAGAGCAGCCCCTGGTGCCTCCCTTTGGGCCAAAGGGAATTATTTCCTGCTGCTCACCCACTCCTCGTGCAGACAGCACGTTagcaggcagccccagctctgtgcctggtGGCGATGCTCACTGTGCTCAGCCTTGGGCACTGCTCTGGGTGGGAGGAATGGGGCACATCGGCCTCGTGGCCATCGCTACCCTGAAGAATGTTGGTGTTGCCCAACCTCTGTCTGTGTCCCAACTCAATGCTGGGTCACTGTGGTGTTTTATCCTGGAACTGAACGTCCCAGCAGCGTTGGTGTCGCGGtgtggcagctctgtgcagctgtgtgacatcagagcagtgctggcagtggggtGGCTGAACACCCCAGGCTTCGTACCCAGAGCTCTGGTTGTTCCCATGCCCAACACCTGAGTTTTTACTGCATTCATAAGATCTCTGTGCTTCGGTGCTCCATGTGTTTATGCTTTTAACTGAATTATCCTTGAGTCAGATCTTAATTTGGCCTTTGAGTGCTTTATAAGACAGTAGGGGTTTATTAAACAATTGATGCCAAATGAGGCCACGCTCAGCACCAGCACATGGGCACAGCTCCATGAAGGCCGCTTCTGAGTCCTGCCGTGGTGCTGTGCATGGTGTGTGTGCGAGCAAAGCGCTCTGCAGGAGCCCTCTCTGTCCTCCCATGCACATTCCCAGCAGGAGACAGCACTCAGAACAagacagcacagcaccagccctgctgggagTCTGACATCGGGGTCAGAAACCTCCACATCGCAATTAAATCTCTCCTACATTGAAAGCAGAAATCAATATGGTGCTTACGCCACTCGTCAGCTGGCCAGGAATCTCTGTGGCCCTCAGGagctgggaaggggctgcaaagagctgctggaACTGCtggtgtgcagagctgctgtgtcgGCCCTGCACGTGGCCCGGCTGCACCGTCAggccctgggctggagctgcactgGGGCTGAAGCCTCTCCCGGTCCGGTTGGTGGTACCTTTCCCTCCACTCCGCAGAAATCACTCTgacctgagctgctctgcagggatgctgtTTGCCCTGCAAAGCTGCCGGGATGAGGGCTATTTTGAGTCCTCTccccactgctgtgcagcaTTCCCTCGCTGTTTCTGCAGTAGCAGCCCCACACCTCCTTTTTCCACAGCCCCGCAGCCTCAGCCTCAAGCTCTGCCTTttgccagccctgcagtgccagaAGGGGGATTTGCACTATTTCCCCCTGGTCACTGCAGGGATGGCGGCTTTCAGCCTTAACGGTGCATTCTTTGGCAGCAGCCTGTGGGAGCTCTGGGTGCAAGGGGAGGAGAGCTGAGCCCCGCTGGGGCTGAGTGCCCCTCCATGAGCCTTCCCAATGCCTCTCGGCTCACCCACCTCAATGGCCTCGTAGCCACGTGCTCAGGTGGTTCTGGGACCACAGAGCCGATGGGGACACTGCCACCACCTGTGTGACCTTGGGACAACCACACCATGTCCACGTCCCTTTTGTCCCTCCCTGCACCCCCCGCTCACAGCCCCTACAGAGCCAAGGGGGGCAGCCCCAAGGTCATACAGCTTCACACACCTGGAACCATTGGGGGTCACATCCCCACTGCACAGCGCAgccaccagcagggctgcactgcccAAAACCTCTCAGGGACCCAATGGCCACAGCCACTGCCGGGGAGACACAGGCAGAGGAGGCGATGGGCAGAGACACAGCTCTGTGTTTACTCTCCATCACTGGCTGAGGTGATTCAAGGATAAGGAAGAGCAGGGGAAGTGTCCCAGTTTACAGGAAATCAGGAAGGCCATTCCAATTGCAGATGCACTCTTTTCTCCATCATTCTCTCCTTTCAGGAATGTTTCCTTTGTCTCCCCATGTCTGTCCCCTTCAGCTTGCCGACGTCTGGCCAAGGATGTGTGTGTCAAACCCAGCAGCGTCCCGAGGGGATCCCGCAGCCCCAGCGCGGGTGGGACGTGGGTGGCTGCAACCCCACAGCTAACAAACAGAGCCACGGAGCGCAGGAATTTCCACTCCCGGAGCCGTGCGTGGCTGACAGTCACCCACAGCCTCCCGGAATGCGAGCTATTCCGGCGTTCTGCAAATCAAAGCAGCTGCTCCATCAGACCCCGCAGCCTCCGTGCCGAGcagacagagctgggagggccggggccggggcgctGAGGGCTCGCGGGCAGCTCCCAGCCGCGCTGCTGAGACGTGGCACCTGCGTGGGCACTCAGGCGAAGGCACAGCTTGGCTGGAGCAGGACCCGAGTGTTTTCTGCTTGTGTCAAAAATAGGACAAACCCCCGGGGACCTCCATCCTCCCCAGAGGTCCCCTCGGAGGACCCAATCGCCTGGAAGTGTCACGCGGCCGGGACGCGCCGTGCCCCACGGGTCAGCTCAGAGAGGCTCTCTGGTGCCGACACGCGTGGGCACCGCGCCGCCGCTTTGCCCGCTGCTCCGCTCCGTGAGCCGCAGCCGCAGGGCCGCTCCGCACCCGGTTACCGGCGGTGTCCCGGTGCCCGACTCCCCACACGACCGCGCTGCCCCCCGCCGCTGCCCGGGTCCCGGCGGCCCTTACCTGCCTCCACCGGCCGCAGACCGGCGTagctgaagcagagcaggagcgCGGCGCCGGTGCAGCCCAGGAAGGGCTCCAtcccccgcggccgccgcgccgcgccgggccGAGCCGCTCCGGGCCGGCGTCCCGCGGGCGCGGCGGCGCCGTTCAGCACCGCGGAGAGCTCCGGGGCCCGGTGCCGGCGGGGCCGCCCGGTTCGGCCGGGGGCGGCTGCGGGCTCGGCGGCCCTCGGCAGCGCGGCTCGGTTCGGCTCGGCTCGGCCGGGAGGCGGCCCCGCCGAGCCCCGGCTCCGCCCGCTGCAGCGCTGGGCAGCCCCGCTCCGGTCCCTCCCCCGGCCCGGGGGCGGCtcggcccccgccccgcccggccccgccgtctgcctcagtttcccccagGCGGGACCGGGAGCCCTCGGCCCGGACCGCTCCCCACCGCCGGAAGGAGCAAACGGGGCCCGTCCCGGTGAGACCCCCGGCGGGTGCGCGGCAGCGGTGACATCTCGCCACCAGGGCTTCGCGCAGCCCCGGCGTGTCACCGGGCTCTAAACTCGGAGGTAATGAGCGTCAGATGAGCTGTTCGAATTAGCTGCGCCTTTGGGTTAATGAAGCCGTCAGCGCTCTGATTTATGGTAATCTGCTGGAGGAAACGGCTCAGCCACCGCGCTGCGTGGCACCGAATGGGCCTCACTGAGCCCTGTGTGCTCTCGTCTGCAGCCATAAATGTGTCTGACATCCCTCAGGCTCTGCCTGCCACGGATatccctcctgcactgctgtgagCGCAGCGTGGTCGgtggctcccagcagcatccTCATGGTCCTCGTGGTTATGCCAAGCACAGTCCCTATGGGATTGAAATAGAACAGCACTGTCTCCCCACTCTGCACACGGTTAGCACTGCCTTCCCCTTCTCATCGTctcagtgtggggctgggcccctcctccccctgcagccgcctgctccccacagcagcGCCTCCATTGCTCCACTGCCGGGCACGAggctgagcagaagcagcaccaCGTGCAGCTGCAGTCGGCTCCGGCTGCCTGCTGAGACACGAAGTGGCGattgcagctctcagcactggcatttcccGGCCTCTGTGCAGGGAGTCCCAAATCCCCCAACAGCTGCACAGTGCGGGGATTGTCGCCCACATCTcccagcagaggctgaaccagACAGAGCCGCTGCAGTGGGGAGCAGTGAGGCACAGTTGGGGAGGTGGGAGTGGCACACAGGGTCTGTTCCCAGCCCTGCTTCACCCATCCAATTGAACTCAAACTCTCTGCCTGTAATACAACCAAGAGACTCCCTGCGGCCCCCAGAGGAAGGAGCCACCAGGGCTGGAGCCATCCCATACCAGCAATGAGCCTCAGCTGTTCCCCCTCACCCAGCACCAGCCAGgctcctgcaggagggctgtgaTGTGTTCTGGTATTTTTCCAGAAGCTGAGGACTGCCAATGCCATGGCTCcctgttttttccttccctccctttccaAATATAGGAACAACATTTGCTCTTTTCAACATCTGCCACCATTGGTGGGTTCCACTGCCACCACACAGTGCTGCTTCCGTCCCTTTTTtgccctctcctctcccaccaCTGGGAGGAATTTGGGGTGCtccggcactgctgcccataGCTCTGTTTCCACGTAGCCTCCTCAGCCCCCCCAGTCCCAGCACTGCAACATTCA
Above is a genomic segment from Gallus gallus isolate bGalGal1 chromosome 23, bGalGal1.mat.broiler.GRCg7b, whole genome shotgun sequence containing:
- the FNDC5 gene encoding fibronectin type III domain-containing protein 5 precursor, which codes for MEPFLGCTGAALLLCFSYAGLRPVEADSPSAPVNVTVKHLKANSAVVTWDVLEDEVVIGFAISQQKKDVRMLRFIQEVNTTTRSCALWDLEEDTEYIVHVQAISIQGQSPASEPVLFKTPREAEKLASKNKDEVTMKEMAKKNQQLRAGEILIIVVVLFMWAGVIALFCRQYDIIKDNEPNNSKEKAKSASENSTPEHQGGGLLRSKFPKNKPSVNIIEA